A single Heterodontus francisci isolate sHetFra1 chromosome 11, sHetFra1.hap1, whole genome shotgun sequence DNA region contains:
- the LOC137375396 gene encoding F-box only protein 36-like isoform X2 — translation MQTALITGMALPVAVKVIWRWWKISLRSEFRNVYPGEEKNSYQDFLDDLTLQVHIGVVFGDEVLKYICNLCQHQFDYLDRLPKAQLMYIISFLELEDIARLSQTSRKFEKVCNSDELWEHIVSRYCDTIPPEMRALAVEVGWKEIFFTNKLQLQKKIRRRRQKVEGSAEDVTV, via the exons GTAATCTGGAGATGGTGGAAAATTTCTCTTCGAAGTGAATTTCGAAATGTGTATCCTGGTGAAGAAAAGAATTCTTACCAGGATTTCTTGGATGATTTAACTTTACAAG TTCACATTGGTGTAGTTTTTGGCGATGAAGTCCTCAAGTATATTTGCAATCTGTGTCAACATCAGTTTGATTATCTCGATCGCCTTCCTAAAGCCCAGCTCATGTACATAATTTCATTTTTGGAGCTAGAGGATATTGCCAGACTTTCCCAAACATCCAGAAAATTTGAAAAG GTGTGCAACTCTGATGAACTCTGGGAACATATTGTTTCAAGATACTGTGACACCATACCGCCCGAAATGCGAGCATTGGCTGTAGAGGTTGGTTGGAAGGAGATCTTCTTCACCAATAAGCTCCAGCTGCAGAAAAAGATCCGACGAAGACGACAAAAAGTTGAGGGGTCTGCAGAAGACGTGACAGTTTGA